A stretch of Rhodothermales bacterium DNA encodes these proteins:
- a CDS encoding sulfatase → MKRLLPPVLLAALCLFSGAGTASLPADRPNILFVLADDWSWPHAGAYGDPVIRTPHFDRVAREGVLFEQAYVSSPSCTPSRASILTGQHFWRLGPGANLYGPLPAEQPTYTALLEQAGYQVGYTRKGWAPGELGERTANPAGASYASFDAFLAARAEGRPFCFWFGTTDPHRPYDEGAGAEAGIPLDAIRLPAAFPDIPEVRGDVADYFFEVQRLDRELGDMLARLEAMGELERTIVVVTGDNGMPFPRAKSHVYDPGVRVPLAIRWAEAVPAGRVVHGFVSLTDLAPTFLEAAGLAVPEVMTGTSLLPALTTAAPARERVFFGKERHVPSQESPDGGGYPMRAVRTADYLYIRNFAPERYPSGTPNYERAFIYPAWYADTDAGPTKHYMVEHRYDSPLHERLFELAFARRPAEELYDLRKDPDQLHNVAADPAYAVICGIS, encoded by the coding sequence ATGAAGAGACTGCTCCCTCCGGTGCTGCTCGCGGCGCTGTGTCTGTTTTCCGGCGCCGGCACGGCATCGTTGCCCGCCGACCGGCCCAACATCCTGTTCGTCCTGGCGGATGACTGGAGCTGGCCCCATGCCGGCGCGTACGGGGATCCGGTGATCCGCACGCCCCACTTCGACCGGGTCGCGCGGGAAGGCGTTCTGTTCGAACAGGCCTATGTGTCCTCGCCGTCTTGCACGCCCTCCCGGGCGTCGATCCTGACCGGACAGCATTTCTGGCGTCTCGGCCCCGGCGCGAACCTGTACGGCCCCCTCCCCGCCGAACAGCCTACCTATACGGCGTTGCTCGAGCAGGCCGGCTATCAGGTTGGCTACACGCGCAAGGGGTGGGCTCCCGGCGAACTCGGCGAACGGACGGCCAATCCCGCCGGCGCCTCGTACGCGTCGTTCGACGCCTTTCTGGCCGCTCGCGCGGAAGGACGCCCCTTCTGTTTCTGGTTCGGGACGACCGATCCGCACCGGCCGTACGACGAGGGGGCCGGCGCCGAGGCCGGCATTCCGCTCGACGCCATCCGGTTGCCGGCCGCGTTTCCGGACATTCCGGAAGTACGCGGCGATGTGGCAGATTATTTCTTCGAGGTGCAGCGGCTCGACCGCGAGCTGGGCGACATGCTGGCGCGGCTGGAAGCGATGGGCGAGCTGGAACGAACGATCGTCGTGGTGACGGGCGACAACGGCATGCCGTTTCCCCGCGCGAAAAGCCACGTCTACGATCCGGGTGTGCGCGTCCCGCTGGCGATCCGCTGGGCGGAGGCCGTCCCCGCCGGCCGCGTGGTGCACGGCTTCGTCAGCCTGACGGATCTGGCGCCGACGTTTCTGGAAGCCGCCGGCCTCGCCGTGCCGGAGGTCATGACCGGCACGAGCCTCCTGCCGGCCCTGACGACCGCGGCGCCGGCTCGCGAGCGCGTCTTTTTCGGCAAGGAACGCCACGTGCCGTCGCAAGAGTCGCCCGACGGCGGCGGCTACCCGATGCGGGCGGTTCGCACGGCAGACTATCTCTACATCCGCAACTTCGCGCCGGAGCGCTACCCCTCCGGCACGCCAAACTACGAGCGCGCCTTCATCTACCCGGCCTGGTATGCCGACACCGACGCCGGCCCGACCAAACACTACATGGTCGAGCACCGCTACGACAGTCCCCTTCACGAGCGCCTGTTCGAGCTGGCGTTTGCGCGCCGGCCGGCCGAGGAGCTGTATGACCTCCGGAAGGATCCGGATCAGCTGCACAACGTAGCGGCCGATCCGGCGTACGCCGTGATCTGTGGGATCAGCTGA
- a CDS encoding 4a-hydroxytetrahydrobiopterin dehydratase — MQHPRKLSSDEIAAHLETLDGWRLVDGKLHREYRFADFVAAFGFMTSAALVAEQMNHHPEWFNVYNKVIVDLTTHDVGGLSELDVKLAARMDGLAAT, encoded by the coding sequence ATGCAGCACCCACGCAAACTATCCAGCGACGAGATCGCCGCGCACCTCGAGACCCTCGACGGCTGGCGTCTCGTCGACGGCAAACTCCACCGCGAATACCGGTTCGCCGACTTCGTCGCCGCCTTCGGCTTCATGACCTCCGCCGCCCTCGTCGCCGAACAGATGAACCACCATCCCGAGTGGTTCAACGTCTATAACAAAGTCATCGTCGACCTCACCACCCACGACGTAGGCGGTCTTAGCGAGCTCGACGTCAAGCTGGCCGCGAGGATGGATGGGTTGGCCGCGACGTAA
- the ruvA gene encoding Holliday junction branch migration protein RuvA, with translation MIAYVSGTLVDKKPTEALIDVNGIGYSVLIPTSTYEALPETGKPARLVTHYHVREDAHLLFGFATPAERTLFEAMLSVSGIGPRLALAALSAMRPAELRDYIVEGQVGMITKIPGVGKKTAERMVVELKDRLVKLDLPGGGALTDANDTRAEARSDALAALEALGLSRANAERSLRLVLRNNPGIQSAQDLIRLALREQ, from the coding sequence ATGATCGCCTACGTCTCCGGCACCCTGGTAGATAAGAAGCCCACCGAGGCCCTCATCGATGTCAACGGCATCGGGTACAGCGTGCTGATTCCCACCTCGACCTACGAGGCGCTGCCGGAAACCGGCAAGCCGGCGCGGCTCGTCACGCATTACCACGTCCGCGAGGATGCGCACCTGTTGTTCGGCTTCGCCACGCCGGCCGAACGTACCCTGTTCGAGGCCATGCTGTCGGTCTCCGGCATCGGCCCCCGGCTCGCGCTGGCGGCGCTGTCGGCGATGCGGCCGGCGGAGCTGCGCGACTACATCGTCGAAGGCCAGGTGGGGATGATCACCAAAATTCCCGGCGTCGGCAAAAAGACGGCAGAGCGCATGGTGGTCGAACTCAAGGACCGCCTCGTCAAACTCGACCTCCCCGGCGGCGGCGCCCTCACCGACGCCAACGACACCCGCGCCGAAGCCCGTTCCGACGCCCTCGCCGCCCTCGAAGCCCTCGGGCTCAGCCGCGCCAACGCCGAGCGCAGCCTCCGCCTCGTCCTCCGCAACAACCCCGGCATCCAGTCCGCCCAGGACCTCATCCGGCTGGCGCTACGGGAGCAGTGA
- a CDS encoding NAD+ synthase: MKIALAQINPTVGDLTGNSRLIVDYAQRAHERGAELVVFPELSVCGYPPQDLLDRPFFIASVERAVQWIAQRVPAGLGVILGAPVRNPSTRGKRLFNAALLLDGGQVVATARKALLPTYDVFDENRYFEPARSCAPVAWRGLRLALHVCEDMWNNEEQAPYSLYEANPIDELAAAGADLFINISASPFYPGKHDVRNRLIEENCREHGIPFVYVNQVGANTEIVFDGDSRVHDAQGRPLHVCASFTEDLYIWDMEAGTPAAPAVHDRIADLHDALVLGIRDYAGKTGAFSKALLGLSGGIDSAVTCALAVAALGPDRVVGITMPSRYSSTGSVDDSVALAEHLGIACHRIPIAPAVEAFEGMLADLFAGTEPGIAEENIQARTRGLTLMAVSNKFNHLLLTTGNKSEMSVGYATLYGDMNGGLAVLADVFKMDVYALAEYINARAGRDVIPRNTITKPPSAELRPDQKDADSLPPYPVLDDVLRRYIEEIQDLDTIVDETGLDREFVHRILRMVDRNEYKRRQAAPGLRVSKKAFGVGRRLPIVMRWNWDTRFEHG, encoded by the coding sequence ATGAAGATCGCGCTCGCCCAGATCAACCCGACCGTTGGCGACCTCACGGGAAACAGCCGGCTCATCGTCGACTACGCCCAGCGCGCGCACGAGCGCGGGGCGGAGCTGGTCGTCTTCCCGGAGCTGAGCGTCTGCGGGTACCCGCCGCAGGACCTGCTGGACCGCCCCTTTTTCATCGCTTCCGTCGAGCGCGCCGTGCAGTGGATCGCGCAGCGCGTGCCGGCCGGCCTCGGCGTCATCCTCGGCGCACCGGTCCGCAATCCGTCGACCAGAGGAAAACGCCTCTTCAACGCCGCCCTCCTCCTGGACGGCGGGCAGGTCGTCGCGACGGCGCGCAAGGCGCTGCTGCCCACGTACGACGTGTTCGACGAAAACCGCTACTTCGAGCCGGCGCGCTCGTGTGCGCCGGTCGCGTGGCGGGGCCTCCGCCTCGCGCTGCACGTCTGCGAGGACATGTGGAATAACGAGGAGCAGGCGCCCTACTCCCTCTACGAGGCCAACCCGATCGACGAGCTGGCCGCCGCCGGCGCCGACCTGTTTATCAACATCAGCGCGTCGCCGTTCTACCCGGGCAAACACGACGTCCGCAACCGGCTCATCGAGGAGAACTGCCGCGAGCACGGCATCCCCTTCGTGTACGTCAACCAGGTGGGCGCCAACACCGAGATCGTGTTCGATGGCGACAGCCGCGTGCACGATGCCCAGGGCCGGCCGCTCCACGTCTGCGCCTCCTTCACCGAGGACCTGTATATCTGGGACATGGAGGCCGGCACGCCGGCCGCGCCGGCGGTGCACGACCGCATCGCCGACCTGCACGACGCGCTGGTGCTGGGGATCCGGGATTACGCCGGCAAGACGGGCGCCTTCTCGAAGGCCTTGCTCGGCCTGTCCGGCGGCATCGACTCCGCCGTCACCTGCGCGCTCGCCGTGGCCGCGCTGGGGCCCGACCGCGTCGTCGGCATCACCATGCCGTCGCGGTATTCGTCGACGGGCTCCGTGGACGACTCGGTCGCGCTTGCCGAACACCTGGGCATCGCGTGCCACCGCATCCCGATCGCGCCGGCCGTCGAGGCGTTCGAGGGGATGCTGGCCGACCTGTTCGCCGGCACCGAGCCCGGCATCGCCGAGGAAAACATCCAGGCGCGAACGCGCGGGCTGACCCTGATGGCCGTCTCCAACAAGTTCAACCACCTGCTCCTGACGACCGGCAACAAGAGCGAGATGTCGGTCGGCTATGCGACGCTGTACGGCGACATGAACGGCGGCCTCGCCGTGCTCGCGGACGTGTTCAAGATGGATGTGTACGCCCTGGCGGAATACATCAACGCGCGCGCCGGCCGCGACGTCATCCCGCGCAATACGATCACCAAGCCCCCTTCCGCCGAGCTGCGACCCGACCAGAAGGACGCCGACTCGCTGCCGCCCTATCCCGTGCTCGACGATGTGCTGCGCCGCTACATCGAGGAAATTCAGGACCTGGACACCATCGTCGACGAGACCGGGCTGGACCGTGAGTTCGTCCACCGTATCTTGCGGATGGTCGACCGGAACGAATACAAACGCCGGCAGGCCGCTCCCGGCCTCCGCGTGAGCAAAAAGGCCTTCGGCGTCGGACGCCGGCTGCCGATCGTGATGCGGTGGAACTGGGATACGCGATTTGAGCATGGATGA
- a CDS encoding Gfo/Idh/MocA family oxidoreductase — translation MSTKPVTRRDFVKTTAAAGFAATILPRHVLGKGFKAPSDTLNVAGVGVGGMGASNMNALTSENIVAICDVDFDFVHNAVYADGKPREGREALAQAFDRAKRYADFREMLDKQKDIDAVVVATPDHTHATVAATAMRMGKHVYVQKPLTWSVHEARVLRQLAKDTGVVTQMGNQGHSTESARRVNEYIQAGAIGPVREVYIWTNRPVWPQGVPRPKRMKMDKHTGWGMDETQQRIAYGFRGRKAPRIPKSLNWDLFIGPAPYVDYHPIYQPFTWRGWLDYGTGALGDMGAHLMDHPFWALGLEAPTGIEATSTPWGADNLSPWGGPQRDIASFPLSMTVHYDFPASGLKPALKMHWYDGGIMAPRPEALPDEVPLPRDGGVIYVGDKGVLLHKDWGAEARIYPDRLWEQYKDTPKTYERVETTHEMNWANACKGIGKTVSPFDYAGPLTETMLLGVVALRAGQGVKIRWDSKKGEITNNPEANAFLHRQYREGFSL, via the coding sequence ATGAGCACCAAACCCGTTACCCGTCGCGACTTCGTCAAAACCACGGCCGCAGCCGGCTTCGCCGCCACGATCCTGCCGCGCCATGTGCTCGGGAAGGGCTTCAAGGCGCCCAGCGACACGCTCAACGTGGCCGGCGTCGGCGTCGGGGGCATGGGCGCGAGCAACATGAACGCGCTGACGAGCGAAAACATCGTCGCGATCTGCGACGTGGATTTCGACTTTGTCCACAACGCGGTCTACGCCGACGGCAAGCCGCGCGAAGGGCGCGAGGCGCTCGCCCAGGCCTTCGACCGGGCGAAGCGCTATGCGGATTTCCGCGAGATGCTCGACAAACAGAAAGACATCGACGCCGTCGTGGTGGCGACGCCCGACCACACCCACGCCACCGTGGCCGCCACGGCGATGCGGATGGGCAAACACGTGTACGTCCAGAAACCGCTCACCTGGTCGGTCCACGAGGCCCGCGTCCTCCGGCAGCTCGCGAAGGATACCGGCGTCGTGACGCAGATGGGCAACCAGGGGCACTCCACCGAGTCCGCCCGGCGGGTGAACGAATACATCCAGGCCGGCGCGATCGGGCCCGTCCGCGAGGTGTATATCTGGACGAACCGTCCCGTGTGGCCGCAGGGCGTGCCCCGCCCCAAGCGGATGAAAATGGACAAGCACACCGGCTGGGGGATGGACGAAACCCAGCAGCGTATCGCCTACGGCTTCCGCGGCCGCAAGGCGCCCCGGATCCCGAAAAGCCTCAACTGGGACCTCTTCATCGGGCCGGCGCCCTACGTGGATTACCACCCGATCTACCAGCCCTTCACGTGGCGCGGCTGGCTCGACTACGGCACCGGCGCCCTGGGCGACATGGGCGCGCACCTGATGGATCACCCGTTCTGGGCCCTCGGGCTCGAAGCGCCCACGGGGATCGAGGCCACCTCCACGCCGTGGGGCGCCGACAACCTCAGCCCCTGGGGCGGGCCGCAGCGGGACATCGCGTCGTTCCCGCTGTCGATGACCGTGCACTACGACTTCCCCGCGAGCGGCCTCAAGCCGGCGCTCAAAATGCACTGGTACGACGGCGGCATCATGGCGCCCCGCCCCGAGGCGCTGCCCGACGAGGTGCCGCTGCCGCGCGATGGCGGCGTTATCTATGTGGGCGACAAGGGGGTGCTCCTCCACAAGGACTGGGGCGCCGAAGCCCGCATCTACCCGGATCGCCTCTGGGAACAGTACAAGGATACGCCGAAGACGTACGAGCGCGTCGAGACCACGCACGAGATGAACTGGGCCAACGCCTGCAAGGGCATCGGCAAGACCGTTTCGCCGTTCGACTACGCCGGCCCGCTCACGGAAACCATGCTGCTCGGCGTGGTGGCGCTCCGCGCCGGCCAGGGCGTCAAGATCCGGTGGGACAGCAAGAAAGGCGAGATCACCAACAATCCCGAAGCCAACGCTTTCCTGCACCGGCAGTACCGGGAAGGGTTTTCGTTGTAA
- a CDS encoding discoidin domain-containing protein, with protein sequence MMFRRQILFAATLSLVAAACSSTPRAMPEAAPMAASEAGPRIVGGVAGLAIPPEDTVTAGPAIVQASVDQELRRFRLPPGYRLEPVLTEPAIKEPAAIAFDGNGRLFVLELRGYMQDADATGELDPVGQISMHEDVDNDGVYETHHVFVDGLVFPRFVMPFGANSILTMESNEDEVYRFTDTDGDGRADKKELFTTHYGRSGNVEHQQAFLYWGMDNWMYSTYNAFRIRWTPDGILREPTGSNRAQWGVTQDNEGKIWFQGGASGLPSYFQFPIHYGNYDVDQPYADGFKVPYGLAGVGDFQPGPGASRPNGTLNEVTGSAGNDIFRGHRLPADLVGHYFYGEPVARIVRRVEPVVTEGLTRLHNVYQADSSEFIRSTDPLFRPVDLATAPDGTLYITDMYRGIIQEGNWTRKGSFLRAKIEQYSLDKNIGHGRIWRVTYDGMPRDTERPRMLDETPAQLVRHLAHPNGWWRDTAQQLLVLQQDRSVVPALVDLARQKENLLARYHALWTLEGLGALDKSLARELMQDAEPGMRIQALRASETLYKAGATALGADFRRLSLDKNPDVAIQAMLTMDVLGAPETEAAVKQAMASSPAEGVQFVAAKILEKPESPWPGFTGSTFRLTDAQKELLTKGVEIYGELCAQCHGETGRGTPFGGSGQTLAPALAASPRLSGHRDYVIKTLLYGQTGPIEGKSYPGDLMVAMGENDDTWIASVASYVGNSFSNEGGWVTPEDVARVRAANAGRTAPWKHDELMASLPRLIEPRALKATASHNAAGGSGAFNFAGWSTQAPQEPGMWFQIELPEPAPVAEIQYTANMQRFGRPPDAPPPQFTSPRGYEVRVSMDGTTWSEPVAAGSADGWGGSIVFEPVQARFIRITQTATLAEPRPAWTMQEVRVYAR encoded by the coding sequence ATGATGTTTCGTCGCCAGATCCTCTTCGCCGCCACGCTCAGCCTGGTGGCCGCCGCCTGCTCATCAACCCCGCGCGCGATGCCGGAAGCCGCGCCGATGGCGGCATCGGAAGCCGGCCCCCGCATCGTGGGCGGCGTGGCGGGGCTCGCCATTCCCCCGGAAGACACCGTTACGGCGGGCCCGGCCATCGTCCAGGCCTCGGTCGACCAGGAGCTGCGGCGCTTCAGGCTTCCGCCGGGCTACCGGCTCGAGCCGGTGCTCACCGAGCCGGCGATCAAGGAGCCGGCGGCCATCGCGTTCGACGGCAACGGCCGCCTCTTCGTCCTCGAACTCCGCGGCTACATGCAGGACGCGGACGCGACGGGCGAGCTGGATCCGGTCGGACAAATCTCGATGCACGAGGATGTCGACAACGACGGCGTCTACGAGACGCACCACGTTTTTGTCGACGGCCTCGTCTTCCCCCGCTTCGTGATGCCGTTCGGCGCCAACAGCATCCTCACCATGGAGTCGAACGAGGACGAGGTCTACCGTTTCACGGACACCGACGGCGACGGGCGGGCGGATAAAAAAGAGCTGTTCACGACCCACTACGGGCGGTCGGGCAACGTCGAGCACCAGCAGGCCTTCCTCTACTGGGGGATGGATAACTGGATGTACAGCACGTACAACGCCTTCCGCATCCGCTGGACGCCCGACGGGATCCTGCGCGAACCGACCGGCTCGAACCGGGCGCAGTGGGGCGTGACCCAGGATAACGAGGGCAAGATCTGGTTTCAGGGCGGGGCGAGCGGGTTGCCGTCGTACTTCCAGTTTCCGATCCATTACGGCAACTACGACGTCGACCAGCCCTACGCGGATGGGTTCAAGGTGCCGTACGGTCTCGCCGGCGTGGGCGACTTCCAGCCGGGTCCCGGGGCCTCCCGCCCGAACGGCACGCTCAACGAGGTGACCGGCTCGGCCGGCAACGACATCTTCCGCGGTCACCGCCTGCCGGCGGACCTCGTGGGTCATTATTTCTACGGCGAACCCGTCGCCCGCATCGTCCGCCGCGTCGAGCCCGTCGTCACCGAAGGGCTCACCCGGCTCCACAACGTCTATCAGGCGGATTCGTCGGAGTTCATCCGCTCCACCGATCCCCTCTTCCGTCCGGTCGACCTCGCCACGGCCCCCGACGGCACGCTCTACATCACGGACATGTACCGCGGCATCATCCAGGAGGGCAACTGGACCCGCAAGGGCAGCTTCCTCCGTGCCAAGATCGAGCAGTACAGCCTGGACAAGAACATCGGCCACGGACGCATCTGGCGGGTGACGTATGACGGGATGCCCCGCGATACGGAGCGGCCAAGGATGCTGGACGAAACGCCGGCGCAGCTCGTCCGCCACCTCGCGCACCCCAACGGCTGGTGGCGCGACACCGCGCAGCAGCTGCTCGTGTTGCAGCAGGACCGGTCGGTCGTGCCGGCGCTCGTCGACCTGGCCCGGCAAAAGGAAAACCTGCTCGCCCGGTATCACGCGCTGTGGACGCTCGAAGGACTCGGCGCGCTCGACAAGAGCCTGGCCCGCGAACTCATGCAGGACGCCGAACCCGGCATGCGCATCCAGGCGCTCCGCGCGAGCGAAACGCTGTACAAGGCCGGCGCCACGGCGCTCGGGGCCGACTTTCGCCGGCTCTCGCTGGACAAAAACCCCGACGTCGCCATCCAGGCGATGCTGACGATGGACGTGCTCGGCGCCCCCGAAACCGAGGCCGCCGTCAAACAGGCGATGGCTTCGTCGCCGGCCGAGGGCGTGCAGTTCGTGGCCGCGAAGATCCTGGAAAAACCGGAATCGCCCTGGCCCGGGTTCACGGGCAGTACATTCCGGCTGACGGACGCGCAAAAGGAGCTGCTCACGAAGGGCGTGGAAATCTATGGCGAGCTGTGCGCCCAGTGCCACGGCGAGACGGGGCGCGGCACGCCGTTCGGCGGCAGCGGGCAGACGCTCGCGCCGGCCCTCGCCGCGTCGCCCCGGCTGTCGGGCCACCGCGACTACGTGATCAAGACGCTGCTGTACGGACAGACCGGCCCCATCGAGGGTAAATCGTATCCCGGCGACCTGATGGTGGCGATGGGCGAAAACGATGACACGTGGATCGCCTCGGTTGCGTCGTATGTCGGCAACAGTTTCTCGAACGAAGGCGGCTGGGTCACGCCCGAGGACGTCGCCCGCGTGCGGGCAGCCAACGCCGGCCGCACCGCGCCCTGGAAGCACGACGAACTGATGGCGTCGCTGCCGCGGCTCATCGAACCCCGAGCGCTGAAAGCCACCGCCAGCCACAACGCCGCCGGCGGATCCGGCGCGTTCAACTTCGCGGGGTGGTCGACCCAGGCGCCCCAGGAGCCGGGCATGTGGTTCCAGATCGAACTGCCCGAGCCGGCGCCGGTGGCGGAGATCCAGTACACGGCCAACATGCAGCGTTTCGGCCGGCCGCCGGACGCGCCGCCGCCGCAGTTCACGTCGCCGCGCGGCTACGAGGTGCGCGTCTCGATGGACGGCACGACCTGGAGCGAGCCCGTCGCGGCCGGAAGTGCGGATGGATGGGGTGGATCGATCGTCTTCGAACCCGTGCAGGCCCGCTTCATCCGCATCACCCAGACGGCGACGCTCGCCGAGCCCCGGCCGGCGTGGACGATGCAGGAAGTTCGGGTGTATGCGCGCTGA
- a CDS encoding sugar phosphate isomerase/epimerase family protein, translated as MPNRRDFLKTGFAATLTGATAPLDDIDARNGVALAIATICLDGFGDEDFAPAFRLVPQIGVRNVEFNVWYPRNLTPTGIDRIRERCYTNGLKPICLQGTAFGGNGVRDVTHKLWLMEQARALGCRRVKFTGERRPDDNTKALDQVIATLKELAPAAEDLDVLVLVENHANNVLENIDDYARIFDAVPSRHVGMCQDTGHFDGARVNNFEVVERFHERILHIDLKDTIAFGTYKTVNYGTGATDVSGIVRANLAHGYSGYLLIEQAPPLNPETLVADMVRARELFSRFER; from the coding sequence ATGCCCAATCGCCGCGACTTCCTGAAAACCGGCTTCGCCGCCACCCTGACCGGCGCCACGGCGCCGCTCGACGACATCGACGCCCGAAACGGGGTGGCGCTGGCCATCGCCACCATCTGCCTGGATGGGTTCGGGGATGAGGACTTCGCGCCGGCCTTCCGCCTCGTGCCGCAGATCGGTGTGCGCAACGTCGAATTCAACGTCTGGTATCCCCGCAACCTGACCCCGACCGGGATCGACCGCATCCGCGAGCGCTGCTATACAAACGGACTCAAGCCGATCTGCCTGCAGGGTACGGCCTTCGGCGGCAACGGGGTGCGCGACGTGACGCACAAGCTCTGGCTGATGGAGCAGGCGCGCGCCCTCGGGTGCCGGCGCGTCAAATTCACGGGCGAGCGACGACCCGACGACAACACGAAAGCGCTCGATCAGGTGATCGCCACGCTGAAGGAACTGGCGCCGGCGGCGGAGGACCTCGACGTGCTCGTTCTGGTCGAGAATCACGCCAACAACGTCCTCGAAAACATCGACGACTACGCCCGCATCTTCGACGCCGTCCCCTCGCGCCACGTGGGCATGTGCCAGGATACCGGGCACTTCGACGGGGCGCGTGTAAACAATTTCGAGGTCGTCGAGCGCTTCCATGAGCGCATCCTCCACATCGACCTCAAGGACACGATCGCGTTCGGGACCTACAAGACGGTCAACTACGGCACCGGGGCGACGGACGTCTCCGGCATCGTCCGCGCCAACCTGGCGCACGGCTATTCCGGCTACCTCCTCATCGAGCAGGCTCCGCCCTTGAATCCTGAGACGCTCGTGGCGGACATGGTGCGGGCCCGGGAGCTGTTCTCCAGGTTCGAGCGCTGA
- a CDS encoding endonuclease/exonuclease/phosphatase family protein, with translation MIPLFLDILAGFVILGSVLPLVRTGAWWVRIFDFPRGQLAVLGLAVALGYYLLIDPLETGDQIVLAALGVSVAFLIYRILPYTRIAPYQTLTCTNPDPGTRIRLLCSNVLQSNREAEKLLALIHAKQPDLVLVVETDTWWREALGELDATYPHRILHPLDNTYGMLCFSRLPIEDEEVRFLVEDDVPSIFATVVLPAGARIRLVGMHPRPPRPDILQDSTYRDAELLIVARYAEHQELPVIVLGDFNDVAWSHTTRLFQRIGGLLDPRRGRGLFSTFHADYPFFRYPLDHVFHSPHFQLEHLERLGHVGSDHFPIFTVLNLTHDPAGDAPDASEEDVVEAKRLIREAFI, from the coding sequence GTGATCCCGCTCTTCCTCGATATCCTCGCCGGCTTCGTCATCCTCGGCTCCGTCTTGCCGCTCGTGCGCACGGGCGCGTGGTGGGTGCGCATCTTCGACTTCCCGCGCGGGCAGCTCGCCGTCCTGGGTCTGGCCGTCGCGCTGGGCTACTATCTCCTGATCGACCCGCTGGAAACCGGCGACCAGATCGTGCTCGCCGCCCTCGGCGTCAGCGTCGCGTTTCTGATCTACCGCATCCTCCCCTATACCCGGATCGCGCCGTACCAGACGCTCACCTGCACCAACCCGGACCCCGGCACGCGCATCCGTCTGCTCTGTTCGAACGTGCTCCAATCGAACCGCGAGGCCGAAAAGCTGCTGGCGCTGATCCACGCGAAGCAGCCGGACCTCGTCCTGGTCGTCGAGACCGACACCTGGTGGCGCGAGGCGCTCGGCGAGCTGGACGCCACCTATCCGCACCGGATCCTGCATCCGCTGGACAACACCTACGGGATGCTCTGCTTCTCGCGCCTGCCCATCGAGGACGAGGAGGTTCGTTTCCTCGTCGAGGACGACGTGCCCTCCATCTTCGCGACGGTGGTGCTGCCGGCCGGCGCGCGCATCCGGCTCGTCGGCATGCACCCGCGCCCGCCCCGGCCGGACATCCTGCAGGACTCCACCTACCGCGACGCCGAGCTGCTGATCGTCGCCCGCTATGCGGAGCATCAGGAGCTACCCGTGATCGTCCTCGGCGACTTCAACGACGTCGCATGGTCGCACACGACGCGCCTCTTCCAGCGCATCGGCGGCCTCCTCGACCCCCGGCGCGGCCGCGGTCTGTTCAGCACCTTCCACGCAGACTACCCGTTCTTCCGCTATCCCCTCGACCACGTCTTCCATTCGCCGCACTTCCAGCTCGAACACCTGGAGCGGCTCGGGCATGTCGGCTCCGACCACTTTCCGATCTTCACGGTCCTGAACCTGACGCACGATCCTGCCGGGGACGCCCCGGACGCCTCCGAGGAGGATGTCGTGGAGGCCAAGCGGCTCATCCGGGAGGCGTTTATCTAG